One window of the Nocardia huaxiensis genome contains the following:
- a CDS encoding serine/threonine-protein kinase: protein MSERPGGEFVKALGTQDPAQLGDIRLLAVIGQGGMGRVLLGRTAAGRLVAVKRIHRHLAGDTEFRSRFQREVAAGRQVTGAYTAAVVEADIESEIPWLATEYMNGPPLSAVVADCGPLPLGGLRLLATGLAAALMEIHRAGLVHRDLTPGNVLLTAEGPRVIDFGIARAAEGSATLTATGSVLGSPAYMSPEQATGGEITPAADVFAVGAILALAAGGVAPFPGTTTPQVLYNVMYSAPELSALPPAVRELVAACLAKNPAERPTAIQLLDAAGRIPAEPGWPEPVRARIAAHRADTDWWVEMAAREARQRERLEALRHRRTRRLRWTAAGVAALAVIGGTAVAAGELAEMPGSPAAMVDPALALTATEARLLDTCALLEQAVAPAIGPRSGNLTTEIKSGKHSCSTSFTDSAGTKVGYSLSVDGYAEVALSSMEPVGVAAGWTAVLGDQFATRCQRAVVTPTRGQTRNSQAVITIDGVQRADGSCSDVQKALVAVVRQLTVRVPLRQHDRDSILSTDPCSVVDPERGRAIVGAPASMTAGLDLCAFGGVSVVANVALYEGPRKDAGAQGKVQVGRFTAYQEKGDSTCGLTYLVRPTKDNLAEQVSVYVNAKDADPTGSATRCEQAGQLLADTLEKLRLP, encoded by the coding sequence ATGAGTGAAAGACCGGGAGGGGAATTCGTGAAGGCGCTCGGAACACAGGATCCCGCGCAGCTCGGCGATATTCGGCTGCTGGCGGTGATCGGCCAGGGCGGTATGGGCCGGGTGCTGCTGGGCCGGACCGCGGCGGGCCGCCTGGTGGCGGTCAAGCGGATCCACCGGCACCTGGCCGGGGACACCGAGTTCCGGAGCCGCTTCCAGCGTGAGGTGGCGGCCGGTCGGCAGGTGACCGGCGCGTACACCGCGGCGGTGGTGGAGGCCGACATCGAATCGGAGATCCCCTGGCTGGCAACGGAGTACATGAACGGCCCGCCCCTGTCCGCGGTGGTGGCGGACTGCGGCCCGCTGCCCCTGGGCGGATTGCGGTTGCTGGCAACGGGTTTGGCCGCCGCGCTGATGGAGATCCACCGCGCCGGTCTGGTGCACCGCGATCTGACGCCCGGCAATGTGCTGTTGACCGCGGAGGGCCCGCGCGTCATCGACTTCGGCATCGCCCGCGCCGCCGAGGGCTCGGCCACGCTGACGGCGACCGGTTCGGTGCTGGGTTCCCCCGCCTATATGTCGCCGGAGCAGGCGACGGGTGGGGAGATCACCCCTGCCGCCGATGTTTTCGCGGTGGGCGCGATTCTGGCGCTGGCCGCGGGTGGGGTCGCGCCGTTCCCGGGCACGACCACCCCGCAGGTGCTCTACAACGTCATGTACTCGGCTCCGGAGCTGAGCGCCCTGCCGCCCGCCGTGCGTGAGCTGGTCGCGGCCTGTCTGGCGAAGAATCCGGCCGAGCGTCCCACGGCGATCCAACTGCTGGATGCCGCCGGGCGGATTCCCGCCGAGCCGGGCTGGCCGGAGCCGGTGCGGGCGCGCATTGCCGCGCATCGGGCCGACACCGACTGGTGGGTCGAGATGGCGGCCCGCGAGGCCCGGCAGCGAGAACGGTTGGAAGCCTTGCGGCACCGGCGAACTCGTCGGCTGCGCTGGACGGCGGCGGGTGTCGCGGCGCTGGCGGTGATCGGTGGCACCGCCGTGGCAGCCGGGGAGCTGGCCGAGATGCCGGGGAGCCCGGCGGCCATGGTGGATCCGGCGCTGGCCTTGACCGCCACCGAGGCGCGCCTGCTCGACACCTGCGCGCTGCTGGAGCAAGCGGTGGCCCCGGCGATCGGTCCCCGCTCCGGCAATCTCACCACCGAGATCAAATCGGGCAAGCACTCGTGCAGCACCTCCTTCACCGATTCGGCGGGGACGAAGGTGGGCTACTCGCTGTCGGTGGACGGTTACGCCGAGGTGGCCCTGAGTTCGATGGAGCCGGTGGGGGTCGCCGCGGGCTGGACCGCCGTCCTGGGCGATCAGTTCGCGACCCGCTGCCAGCGCGCGGTGGTCACGCCCACGCGCGGGCAGACGCGCAACAGCCAGGCGGTCATCACGATCGATGGCGTGCAGCGTGCGGACGGCTCCTGCTCGGATGTGCAGAAGGCACTGGTGGCGGTGGTGCGGCAGTTGACCGTTCGGGTACCGCTGCGGCAACACGACCGGGACTCGATCCTGTCGACCGACCCGTGTTCGGTGGTGGATCCGGAGCGTGGTCGTGCCATTGTCGGCGCGCCCGCGAGCATGACCGCGGGTCTGGACCTGTGTGCTTTCGGCGGCGTGTCCGTCGTCGCCAATGTCGCGCTGTACGAGGGCCCGCGCAAGGATGCGGGGGCGCAGGGCAAGGTGCAGGTCGGGCGTTTCACCGCCTATCAGGAGAAGGGTGATTCGACCTGTGGCCTGACCTATCTGGTGCGCCCGACCAAGGACAATCTGGCCGAGCAGGTGTCGGTGTACGTCAATGCGAAGGACGCGGACCCCACGGGCTCGGCGACGCGCTGCGAGCAGGCCGGTCAACTGCTGGCGGACACCCTCGAAAAGCTGCGGCTGCCATGA
- a CDS encoding DUF7373 family lipoprotein, whose protein sequence is MGWRRGSTAVRGWAGVRFAAAVVAVVMAAGCGNGAVGVEYGPYSTQRIAGDYDAPSSLARGVLAESLRLGEHLAYPGEVDSTLRVGRGGGVIVDIDGVNDMLSGAQQRALSGFAINGGFGAIAADREYRANQAERMLSMVLLAFPDEQTANSAAAAMARADFDQAAAENAPLSIPGYPAALAHWRPGVPTIGSWLVVKSVVIRVFAQLTEANPDLLTAAVANAYQRQAPALDGFAPTTRDQLPKLALDPNGELTRLVGTADPTPNNMTFAVYSTHAFAVLVPDPIGSLAAFTKQGVSTIAVADNKFLYRAKNAEAARALMTYLLETPSTISYTPISGVAGIDGIRCGQATQPNPTEMKPYRFRCFVTRGASVARVASNQDTDVRWLAAAQYAVMGDE, encoded by the coding sequence GTGGGCTGGCGCAGAGGTTCCACGGCCGTGCGCGGATGGGCGGGAGTGCGGTTCGCGGCGGCGGTGGTTGCGGTGGTGATGGCGGCCGGGTGCGGGAATGGCGCTGTGGGCGTGGAGTACGGGCCGTATTCGACGCAACGGATCGCCGGCGACTATGACGCGCCGTCCAGTTTGGCGCGCGGCGTGTTGGCGGAATCATTGCGGCTGGGCGAGCATCTCGCGTATCCGGGTGAGGTCGATTCGACGTTGCGGGTGGGGCGCGGCGGCGGCGTGATCGTGGATATCGACGGGGTGAACGACATGCTGTCGGGGGCGCAGCAGCGGGCGCTGTCGGGCTTCGCTATCAACGGCGGTTTCGGGGCCATCGCAGCGGATCGGGAGTACCGGGCGAATCAGGCCGAGCGCATGCTCTCGATGGTGCTGCTGGCGTTTCCTGACGAGCAGACGGCGAACTCGGCCGCCGCGGCCATGGCGCGGGCCGATTTCGATCAGGCGGCCGCGGAGAACGCGCCGCTGAGCATCCCCGGATACCCTGCGGCGCTGGCACATTGGCGGCCCGGCGTGCCGACCATCGGCAGCTGGCTGGTGGTGAAGTCGGTGGTGATCCGGGTGTTCGCACAGTTGACCGAGGCGAATCCGGATCTGCTCACCGCCGCGGTGGCGAACGCCTATCAGCGGCAGGCGCCGGCGCTGGACGGCTTCGCACCGACCACACGCGATCAGCTGCCGAAGCTGGCCTTGGATCCGAACGGGGAGCTGACCCGCCTGGTCGGCACCGCCGATCCGACGCCGAACAATATGACCTTCGCGGTGTACAGCACGCATGCCTTCGCGGTGCTGGTGCCCGATCCGATCGGCTCGCTCGCCGCCTTCACGAAACAGGGTGTGAGCACGATCGCGGTGGCGGACAACAAGTTTCTGTATCGGGCGAAGAATGCCGAGGCGGCGCGGGCGCTCATGACGTATCTGCTGGAGACGCCCTCGACCATCTCCTACACGCCGATTTCCGGTGTCGCGGGCATCGACGGCATTCGGTGCGGCCAAGCGACCCAACCGAATCCGACGGAGATGAAGCCGTATCGCTTCCGATGCTTCGTGACCCGGGGCGCGTCGGTGGCCCGGGTGGCCAGTAATCAGGACACCGATGTGCGGTGGTTGGCGGCCGCGCAGTACGCGGTCATGGGGGATGAGTGA
- a CDS encoding GntR family transcriptional regulator gives MADGPRYQRIADLLREEIRAGKWKPGDRLPSHNELADQMQVSITTARNAIQLLVAENLVYTATSRGTIVRSQEVLESVVTNHIRPDRPKAAHDIFSEIARAAGREPSKQFSARMEPASPEVAHWLGVDRDEWVVSRTIMQYLDNEPWSWEVSFYPRDLAEATGIDCPHDIPEGTTRRLAARGFAETAHRDTIVARPATAEEAAVLGVGPSTFLVDHLRIGATHDRITRVTRHRSTAARNRLAYELGDAAGTEVIRRTLGTALPPGNSHSFESSLLPGSP, from the coding sequence ATGGCGGACGGTCCGAGATATCAACGGATCGCAGACCTCCTCCGCGAGGAGATCCGCGCCGGCAAATGGAAACCGGGCGATCGACTACCGAGCCATAACGAGCTGGCCGATCAGATGCAGGTCTCGATCACCACCGCTCGCAACGCTATTCAGCTGCTGGTCGCCGAAAACCTGGTCTACACAGCAACTTCCCGCGGCACCATCGTGCGGAGTCAGGAAGTGCTGGAATCGGTTGTCACCAACCACATTCGGCCCGACCGGCCCAAGGCCGCGCACGATATCTTCTCCGAGATCGCGCGGGCGGCGGGCCGCGAGCCGTCCAAACAGTTCAGTGCGAGAATGGAACCGGCCTCCCCGGAGGTCGCACACTGGCTGGGCGTGGACCGGGACGAGTGGGTGGTGTCGCGCACGATCATGCAGTATCTGGACAACGAGCCGTGGTCGTGGGAGGTCAGCTTCTACCCGCGAGATCTGGCCGAGGCCACCGGAATCGACTGCCCGCACGACATTCCGGAGGGCACCACGCGCCGGTTGGCGGCGCGCGGCTTCGCCGAGACGGCGCATCGCGACACCATTGTCGCGCGGCCGGCCACGGCGGAGGAGGCGGCGGTGCTGGGCGTCGGGCCGAGCACGTTCCTGGTCGACCATCTGCGCATCGGGGCCACGCACGATCGCATCACCCGCGTCACCCGGCATCGCTCCACCGCGGCCCGCAATCGGCTGGCGTACGAGCTGGGCGATGCCGCGGGCACCGAGGTGATCCGGCGGACGCTGGGAACCGCTCTGCCGCCGGGCAATTCCCATTCCTTCGAGAGTTCGCTACTACCCGGCTCGCCATGA
- a CDS encoding DUF7373 family lipoprotein: MAWHKGIRGSIAIGALAATVLTGCATISGTPAAGEIDVRALDIGSYPVEPLDYRREYNHRLDNGAELAVMRLAGAVANGLEIDPALKYTTRVVDITSASRADMVLAEVAAQAAERHGMQFGYSTTSSTHKISQDGFGSTEVMNAFGHGEPPPDGSAVNLTVLQFPDQDSARTAAIDMEAADFAVAPDLNERLTLTDYPDAKAHWRPGITNMAATLARGNYVINVFVQLPEADSNLLRARAQQVLAVQLPLLDALQPLSAREVLRLDYDPEGMLRRTLHPEKYMTPSVQTENWLAARAFLHGAGDMESWRELLGIGGVDYTSTVKSGGMVLRARDETSATALSSAIQAKTAKAADAPEGVPDSWCNVEESKTRNNFYCMVRYDRYVARVTSTQLKDAHQRAAAQYALLANAKAR; the protein is encoded by the coding sequence ATGGCTTGGCACAAAGGCATTCGCGGGTCGATCGCGATCGGGGCGCTGGCGGCGACCGTGCTCACCGGCTGCGCGACGATCTCCGGCACACCCGCGGCGGGTGAGATCGATGTTCGCGCACTCGATATCGGAAGTTATCCGGTCGAACCGCTGGATTACCGCCGCGAGTACAACCATCGGCTGGACAATGGCGCGGAACTGGCGGTCATGCGCCTGGCCGGTGCGGTCGCCAACGGGCTCGAGATCGATCCGGCGTTGAAGTACACGACGCGGGTCGTGGACATCACCTCCGCGAGCCGGGCGGACATGGTGCTGGCCGAGGTCGCCGCGCAGGCGGCCGAACGGCACGGGATGCAGTTCGGCTACTCCACCACCTCGAGCACCCACAAGATCTCCCAGGACGGGTTCGGGTCGACGGAGGTCATGAACGCCTTCGGTCACGGGGAGCCACCCCCGGACGGCTCGGCGGTGAATCTGACCGTATTGCAGTTCCCGGACCAGGATTCGGCCCGCACCGCCGCGATCGACATGGAGGCGGCCGACTTCGCGGTGGCCCCGGATCTCAACGAGCGCTTGACGCTGACCGACTATCCGGACGCGAAAGCCCATTGGCGACCGGGCATTACGAATATGGCCGCGACGCTGGCGCGCGGCAACTACGTGATCAATGTGTTCGTGCAGCTGCCGGAGGCGGATTCGAATCTGTTGCGCGCCAGGGCACAACAGGTCCTCGCGGTGCAGTTGCCGCTGCTGGACGCATTGCAACCGCTGTCGGCGCGCGAGGTGCTGCGCCTGGACTACGACCCCGAGGGCATGCTGCGGCGCACCCTGCATCCCGAGAAGTACATGACGCCCTCGGTCCAGACCGAGAACTGGCTGGCCGCAAGGGCATTCCTGCACGGCGCGGGCGATATGGAGTCCTGGCGGGAGCTGCTCGGCATCGGCGGGGTCGACTACACCTCCACGGTGAAGTCCGGCGGCATGGTGCTGCGCGCCCGCGACGAAACCTCCGCCACCGCACTGTCTTCGGCGATCCAGGCGAAGACGGCCAAGGCCGCCGACGCGCCCGAGGGCGTGCCCGACTCATGGTGCAATGTGGAAGAGAGCAAGACGCGCAACAACTTCTACTGCATGGTCCGCTACGACCGGTACGTCGCGCGGGTGACCAGCACCCAGCTCAAGGACGCGCATCAACGCGCCGCCGCGCAGTACGCCCTGCTCGCCAATGCGAAAGCGCGGTAG
- a CDS encoding GNAT family N-acetyltransferase, which yields METFVRSVAQAIRGGETWIAEIDGEPAGTITVNDRADEGLWSPGELADAVIVHYMIVDLRFAGQRVGDALLAHAAMLARTRHRTWVRLDAWTTNPGLHDYYRRAGFRLARIAGPEATGPSRALFERRADSWIPAHLPVPLSRPAELSAG from the coding sequence ATGGAGACCTTCGTCCGGTCGGTGGCGCAGGCCATTCGCGGGGGCGAGACCTGGATCGCCGAGATCGACGGCGAACCGGCGGGCACCATCACGGTGAACGATCGCGCCGATGAGGGCCTGTGGTCGCCGGGTGAACTGGCGGACGCGGTCATCGTGCACTACATGATCGTGGACCTGCGCTTCGCGGGGCAGCGGGTGGGCGACGCCCTGCTCGCGCATGCCGCCATGCTGGCCCGGACGCGGCATCGCACCTGGGTCCGGCTGGACGCCTGGACCACCAATCCGGGATTGCACGACTACTACCGCAGAGCCGGCTTCCGGCTCGCGCGGATCGCCGGGCCGGAAGCCACCGGACCGTCCCGTGCCCTGTTCGAGCGTCGCGCCGACAGCTGGATTCCCGCCCATCTCCCGGTGCCGCTGAGTCGTCCGGCGGAACTGTCCGCGGGCTGA
- a CDS encoding serine/threonine-protein kinase, giving the protein MTIRDLSPDDPAAIGRYRLLGVLGSGGMGRVLLGVGPDGRFVAIKQVHAHLLEDWEYRARFQREVQASTRVSGAFTAPVIDFDVQAEPPWLASVFIVGVPLDHTVAEFGPLPVAELRTLAIGLASAVREIHRCGLIHRDLKPANVILSADGPRVIDFGIAAMSEQQGGLTQTGSVMGSPAYMSPEQALSEPITPASDVFALGAMLAMAATGASPFAGASMAYTLFNIVHTTPDLTAVPAELRDMIAACLDKDPHRRPTPDQLLAYLGSLPDRARPWSESLHAEIDRQAAQLAVLTADPHATQAISGRRRNAPTPSPTGPAMAGNTVPRSRFRRTGLRAALAVAVVAILAAGITWFQLRDNTADSATVTRGPAALAEVDACAWLRAVLPEQIPAESGLAPDPATWAWKYSETWGCYVKSNGASLEIQPGHSVRYLTPTGTTASGFPVLEYKSGVENSCERGVDLSGANQLWGLEVSTRAGCAFTTQLLERLLATRDSAPKSADAASLSRIAPCDLLGRAVFEALAGPVPSDPAAVDAHACSWSGSRTMTVQFRLWDPNHVDRDHIRKLADGTEVSEDRAGSGSSCSLTYSYRTVEDRDEMIVAKVEGGPNQADTHCTAAESLLQSVRSVLPEPN; this is encoded by the coding sequence ATGACGATTCGAGATCTTTCGCCCGATGATCCGGCCGCGATCGGCCGCTACCGGCTGCTCGGTGTGCTCGGTTCCGGCGGTATGGGCCGGGTGTTGCTGGGCGTCGGCCCGGACGGCCGTTTCGTCGCGATCAAGCAGGTGCACGCGCATCTGCTGGAGGATTGGGAGTACCGGGCGCGTTTCCAGCGCGAGGTGCAGGCCAGCACGCGGGTGTCGGGCGCGTTCACCGCGCCGGTGATCGATTTCGACGTGCAGGCCGAGCCACCGTGGCTGGCTTCGGTTTTCATCGTGGGCGTGCCGCTGGATCACACGGTGGCGGAGTTCGGTCCGCTGCCGGTGGCGGAGTTGCGGACGCTGGCGATAGGTCTGGCCTCGGCGGTGCGGGAGATCCACCGCTGCGGTCTGATCCACCGGGATCTCAAGCCCGCCAATGTGATTCTGAGCGCTGACGGCCCACGCGTGATCGATTTCGGGATCGCCGCCATGTCGGAGCAGCAGGGCGGGCTGACGCAGACCGGTTCGGTCATGGGTTCCCCCGCCTATATGTCGCCGGAACAGGCGCTCTCCGAGCCGATTACGCCGGCCAGTGATGTGTTCGCGCTGGGCGCCATGCTGGCCATGGCGGCCACGGGCGCGAGTCCGTTCGCGGGTGCGTCGATGGCCTACACCCTGTTCAATATCGTGCACACCACCCCGGATCTGACGGCGGTGCCGGCGGAACTGCGCGACATGATCGCCGCGTGCCTGGACAAGGATCCGCACCGGCGCCCAACGCCGGATCAGCTGCTCGCCTATCTGGGCAGCCTGCCGGATCGCGCGCGCCCGTGGTCGGAATCCCTGCATGCCGAAATCGACCGGCAGGCGGCGCAGCTCGCCGTGCTGACCGCCGATCCCCATGCGACCCAGGCTATTTCCGGGCGCAGGCGCAATGCCCCCACGCCCTCCCCCACCGGCCCCGCGATGGCCGGAAACACTGTGCCCCGCAGTCGTTTCCGGCGCACCGGTCTGCGAGCCGCACTGGCGGTGGCCGTGGTGGCGATCCTGGCGGCCGGTATCACCTGGTTCCAATTGCGAGACAACACAGCCGACTCCGCGACCGTGACGCGCGGTCCCGCCGCGCTGGCGGAGGTCGACGCCTGCGCCTGGCTGCGCGCGGTGCTGCCCGAGCAGATCCCCGCGGAGTCCGGTCTGGCCCCGGATCCGGCGACGTGGGCCTGGAAATACTCGGAGACCTGGGGTTGCTACGTCAAGTCGAACGGCGCTTCGCTGGAGATTCAGCCCGGCCATTCGGTCCGGTATCTGACGCCGACGGGCACGACGGCATCCGGGTTCCCCGTCTTGGAATACAAGAGCGGCGTGGAGAACTCCTGTGAGCGGGGCGTCGATCTCAGCGGCGCGAACCAGCTGTGGGGCCTCGAGGTGAGCACCCGGGCCGGCTGCGCGTTCACCACCCAGCTGCTGGAGCGGCTGCTGGCGACCCGCGACTCGGCTCCCAAGTCGGCGGACGCCGCCTCGCTGTCCCGCATCGCACCGTGCGATCTCCTCGGCCGGGCCGTCTTCGAGGCCCTGGCCGGTCCGGTCCCGAGCGATCCCGCGGCCGTGGACGCGCACGCCTGTAGCTGGAGCGGCTCCAGAACCATGACCGTCCAGTTCCGTCTGTGGGATCCGAACCATGTCGACCGCGACCACATCCGCAAGCTCGCGGACGGCACCGAGGTCTCGGAAGACCGCGCCGGTTCCGGCTCCAGCTGCTCCCTGACCTACAGCTACCGCACCGTCGAGGACCGCGACGAAATGATCGTCGCCAAGGTGGAGGGCGGTCCGAACCAGGCCGACACCCACTGCACCGCAGCCGAGTCCCTGCTGCAATCGGTCAGAAGTGTTCTGCCCGAACCGAATTGA
- a CDS encoding DUF7373 family lipoprotein, which translates to MRVLGRRLAALLLVTGVGAAAACGSEPAAAVTDPEVDLAALDVGGYNTQPKEFQPKNRVMVARFFEAQRMAGFIPAPFEIDPSLRVNQTTTTHAFLEPEEGKSTLAMHTFLKSDGFNSDTKGFVAGFASTGQTDDDPNIGNALSTSVLLFESDSAATAAAAALSVREFQEPYDRSPNVVETLKSAVHANAVVRWQPSKQALAAWYSTGRYVIVTIAQSEENRVLKVSDKDLLLNLADKSITATSDRLRSFQPTPVDQLATMELDPTGMYRRTLWRTSEDYYHGPPGVYSLAGDLHLMSEPAELRAQYDEAGVDAVSWGATRVIRAKDIDAAQRLREQLSYDKYFRTAAGPAALPSARCATYVGPSTGAIPNYCWVSRDRYVAMAWGEQMSDVQQRISAQYALLVNSR; encoded by the coding sequence ATGCGTGTGCTGGGACGACGACTGGCGGCGCTGCTGCTGGTCACCGGAGTGGGGGCGGCCGCCGCCTGTGGGTCCGAACCGGCTGCGGCCGTGACGGATCCGGAAGTCGATCTGGCCGCCCTGGATGTCGGCGGCTACAACACCCAGCCCAAGGAATTCCAGCCGAAGAACCGGGTGATGGTGGCCCGGTTCTTCGAGGCGCAGCGGATGGCGGGGTTCATTCCGGCTCCGTTCGAGATCGATCCGAGCCTGCGGGTCAATCAGACCACGACCACGCACGCGTTCCTCGAACCTGAGGAGGGCAAGAGCACGCTGGCCATGCACACATTCCTGAAGAGCGACGGATTCAATTCCGACACCAAGGGTTTCGTGGCCGGGTTCGCGAGCACGGGGCAGACCGACGACGACCCCAATATCGGCAATGCGCTGTCCACATCGGTGCTGCTCTTCGAATCGGACAGCGCGGCGACCGCGGCCGCGGCGGCGCTGTCGGTCCGCGAGTTCCAAGAGCCCTATGACCGCAGCCCGAATGTGGTGGAGACCCTGAAGTCCGCGGTGCACGCGAACGCGGTGGTGCGGTGGCAGCCGAGCAAGCAGGCCCTGGCCGCGTGGTACTCGACCGGACGGTACGTCATCGTGACCATCGCGCAGAGCGAGGAGAACCGGGTGCTGAAGGTCTCCGACAAGGACCTGCTGCTGAACCTGGCGGACAAGAGCATCACCGCGACCTCCGACCGGCTGCGTTCCTTCCAGCCGACGCCGGTCGATCAGCTGGCCACCATGGAACTCGACCCCACCGGCATGTACCGCCGGACGCTGTGGCGCACCTCCGAGGACTACTACCACGGTCCCCCGGGCGTGTACTCCCTCGCCGGTGACCTGCACCTGATGAGCGAACCCGCCGAGCTGCGGGCGCAATACGACGAGGCCGGAGTCGACGCGGTGTCGTGGGGCGCCACCCGGGTGATCCGGGCCAAGGACATCGATGCGGCCCAGCGGTTGCGCGAACAGCTGTCGTACGACAAGTACTTCCGCACCGCCGCGGGCCCGGCCGCACTGCCGAGCGCGCGCTGCGCCACCTATGTCGGCCCGAGCACCGGCGCGATCCCGAACTACTGCTGGGTGAGCCGGGACCGGTACGTGGCCATGGCGTGGGGGGAGCAGATGTCCGATGTGCAGCAGCGGATCTCGGCGCAGTACGCGCTCCTGGTGAACAGTAGGTAG
- a CDS encoding MinD/ParA family ATP-binding protein gives MSTPPSNFAAPGSHGNPPQGSPWPPSAGAPQSDASAPQYGTGAMQGPGGPGAYAPAPDQGMPGQNTPQGNPWQHGSEQAGQSAWGAPGEGASQGNSWPQGGEQGAAQASWGAPGEGAPQGNSWPHGGEQAGQGAWGAQGQGAPVQGGYPQGGNAGYGQPQWAGQGANGAAGQPGWGQPGQPGPSLDEVPVRRAKKAAGSGWRKAVHHISGGAINPGMSAEELRLQELVARIRQPVRGDYRIAVLSLKGGVGKTTTTMGLGSIFASVRGDRVIAVDANPDFGTLSQRVPLQTRSTVRDLLLDPNIQRYSDVRRHTSQGGSRLEVLASERDPAASEAFSEEEYRAVARILQRFYNIILTDCGTGLMHSAMAGVLDLAHSLVLISSSAIDGARSAAATLDWLSLHGHDHLVRNAVVVINLPRPGAPNVGINQLRDYFLSRCRAVHIIPYDAHLGEGAEIDLQRLHKNTKRSLVELAATVADDFASDHRRYRG, from the coding sequence ATGTCCACTCCGCCGTCGAATTTCGCTGCGCCTGGATCGCACGGGAATCCACCGCAGGGCAGCCCGTGGCCACCGAGCGCCGGCGCGCCGCAGAGCGACGCTTCCGCTCCGCAGTATGGGACCGGGGCGATGCAGGGGCCTGGCGGGCCGGGGGCTTATGCGCCCGCGCCGGATCAGGGGATGCCGGGGCAGAATACGCCGCAGGGCAATCCATGGCAGCACGGTAGCGAGCAGGCCGGGCAGAGTGCGTGGGGTGCGCCCGGTGAGGGTGCGTCACAGGGCAATTCGTGGCCGCAGGGCGGCGAGCAAGGAGCCGCGCAAGCCTCGTGGGGAGCACCCGGAGAAGGCGCGCCGCAAGGAAACTCGTGGCCGCACGGGGGCGAGCAGGCTGGGCAGGGCGCGTGGGGTGCGCAGGGCCAGGGTGCGCCGGTTCAGGGTGGGTATCCCCAGGGCGGGAATGCCGGGTATGGGCAGCCGCAGTGGGCCGGGCAAGGGGCCAATGGAGCTGCTGGGCAACCAGGTTGGGGGCAGCCGGGTCAGCCGGGGCCTTCGCTGGATGAGGTGCCGGTGCGGCGGGCGAAGAAGGCCGCCGGGTCGGGGTGGCGGAAGGCTGTGCACCATATTTCGGGTGGAGCGATCAATCCGGGGATGTCGGCCGAGGAGTTGCGGCTGCAGGAGTTGGTGGCTCGGATTCGGCAGCCGGTGCGCGGGGATTACCGGATCGCGGTGCTGTCGTTGAAGGGTGGGGTCGGGAAGACCACCACCACAATGGGATTGGGGTCGATCTTCGCCTCGGTGCGCGGCGACCGCGTGATCGCCGTGGATGCGAATCCGGACTTCGGGACGCTGTCGCAGCGGGTGCCGTTGCAGACTCGGTCGACGGTGCGGGATCTGTTGCTGGATCCGAATATCCAACGGTATTCGGATGTGCGGCGGCATACCTCGCAGGGCGGCAGCCGGCTGGAAGTTCTCGCCAGTGAGCGGGACCCGGCTGCGTCGGAGGCGTTCAGCGAGGAGGAGTACCGCGCGGTCGCACGGATCCTGCAGCGCTTCTACAACATCATTCTCACCGACTGCGGTACGGGACTCATGCATTCGGCCATGGCGGGCGTGCTGGATCTGGCGCATTCGCTGGTGCTGATTTCGTCGTCCGCCATCGACGGCGCGCGCAGCGCCGCCGCCACCCTGGACTGGCTGTCCCTGCACGGCCACGACCATCTGGTGCGAAATGCCGTGGTGGTCATCAACCTTCCGCGCCCGGGCGCCCCGAACGTCGGCATCAACCAGCTCCGCGACTACTTCCTGTCCCGCTGCCGCGCCGTGCACATCATTCCCTACGACGCCCACCTGGGCGAGGGCGCGGAGATCGATCTGCAACGGCTGCACAAGAATACGAAGCGCTCCCTGGTGGAACTGGCCGCCACGGTCGCGGACGACTTCGCCAGCGATCACCGCCGCTATCGCGGCTGA
- a CDS encoding DUF4254 domain-containing protein, with the protein MAVLHERRLVGRGGTGPETDPTSIIENKRRRIELVMAIDDWIVRSVPQHRLGATLHTETVGSVIDRLAEASVRAHHALMTMDANNEMLHGAWHHLAELSDAYDDLVRDVLAGRRRLPAW; encoded by the coding sequence TTGGCGGTCCTGCACGAGCGGCGTCTGGTAGGCCGGGGTGGCACAGGCCCGGAAACCGACCCGACGTCAATCATCGAAAACAAGCGCCGCCGAATCGAATTGGTTATGGCCATTGACGATTGGATCGTGCGCTCGGTCCCCCAGCACCGCCTGGGCGCGACCCTGCACACCGAAACCGTCGGCTCCGTCATAGACCGGCTCGCCGAGGCGTCGGTCCGTGCTCATCACGCCCTGATGACCATGGACGCAAACAACGAAATGCTGCATGGTGCCTGGCACCATCTAGCCGAATTGTCCGATGCCTACGACGATCTCGTCCGAGACGTCCTGGCCGGACGCCGTCGCCTGCCCGCCTGGTAG